A stretch of DNA from Leptolyngbyaceae cyanobacterium:
CACTTTACGAAGCAATGGCAGCTTTGTTTGTTGCTCAAATAGTCGGCCAAAATCTTTCTCTACCGCAACAGTTTTTAATCGTAATAACTTCTATTTTTGCATCTGTGGGCGCAGCAGGTATCCCAAATGCAGGATTAGTAACGATGACGTTAGTGTTCAGTTCAGTTGGTTTGCCAACGGAATATATTGCTTTGTTAATAACTGTTGATTGGTTTCTCGATCGTTGTCGCACTGCCATTAACATTATGGGAGATATGACAGTTAGTTCTATATTAGACGGCAAACAAAAAAAGCAAGAAGAAGCAGACATTGACGAATTAAAGATCGCGATCGAGCGAGCGGATTCAACGTCAATTGAAACAGGAGAATAGTAGTTCGGCAGCTAAAATTGTAATACAGATTTCATATAGGTCGTATTTGTTCTCAAATTCGATCGCAATCCAAACACTAAGCTAAATTTTTCAGAGCTAAAATAGAGTTAGCCGAATTAGGCCAGATGAAAAATGGCACAAACATTAACTTTTTTAGTAATTTTGTTTTCTTTAATAATTTCTGGGTTAAAATTAGACCGGGAATACCAGCGGGGAGTAATATTTAGGCTGGGTAGAACCAAAGGCTTAATGGGGCCTGGAATGTATTGGGTTATTCCCCTGATAGACCAAAAAACTCAAGTTGATATTCGCACTAAAACTGTCAATATCGAACCCCAAGAAACGGTGACCGCTGATAGCGTGACGATTCGAGTTAATGCCGTACTTTATTATCGCATTCTCGATCCTCTAAAAGCTATTGTAAAAGTCGAGAATTACGAAATGGCAGTTTATCAAACAGCATTGACGACTTTACGCAATGTAGTCGGCCAAAATATGCTGGATGATGTTTTACAAAATCGCGATAAAATTAACACGAAAGTGCAAGAAATCGTGGATGAGATCACGGAACCTTGGGGAATCGTGATCGAACGGGTGGAGATGAAAGATGTAGAAATTCCCCCGAATATGCAACGGGCGATGGCAAAAGAAGCTGAAGCACTGCGGGAAAAACGCGCCCGATTAATTAAAGCAGCAGCAGAACAAGAAGCCTCTATTAAGTTAGCAGAAGCTTCCCGAAATATTTCAGCTAATCCGGCGGCTTTGGAGTTGCGAAGACTGCAAATGTTAACGGAAATTGGGGCAGAAAATAATACGACGACCATAATTATGATGCCGTCGGATATTGTGCAAGCTGCTAAAAATTTGCCGAATATTTTGGCAAATCAAAATCAAGCAGAACAGCCGAATGGTAGTTTAACAGAAGCACGTCCTTTTCAACCAGAAGTATTTTTAAATAAGTCGCGAGTTGAGAAAGAAAACTTGTTAGAAGAGTCATGAGTTGCCAGACATAATTTTTTATGTCATGGTAGCGAATGAATTGAGATACCCGACTTTTTGAAGAAGCCGGGTATCTGGTTAGCTACTGATATTGATTTAGAAAAAGAATTAGCAAAATTACTACCTTATGCCGATTTCGAGGCTATGTTCTATGGTAAAACCACGCATATTTTAATATTTCTTAAAAAGACTTAAAAGCCTATTTGCCAATTTTATGCTACAAGTTGTCTATGCTTCAGGGATAAATTCTTATGAAAAGCATAGATTCCGCATGGAAAAAACTTGAAGATGGTCGTAATATTCTAGCTCAAGCGAATAACACTAATAATCCTATTTTACTTGGGACTGCACTCCAAACAATACATGGTTCACTTGAAGATGCTTGTCGGGTTTGGCTAGCTCACCCTAATATTGCTCAACAACATCAAATTGACGTACAAAACCGCAATCAGGCATCTTGGCAGGTTTTGCTAGATTTAATGCAAAGTTATTGTCATTGGAGTTCTCAAGATATTGAGTATGTGCGTAAAATGAACGGTTTGCGTAATAAAGTTGCTCATGGAGGTAGATTTGAAGGGACACTTGAAGATGTCGAACAATATGCTATCTATGTTGAAAATATTCTTAACAAAGAAGGACCGCCTTCCTCTAAAGTTACAAATTATATCAACCAGGGAGAGCAGTTTTCCCCTCAAATTGACAATGATGCTCCCAACCCAGGAATGCTGTTTTCTCCCGACAGTATATATAATAATTTGAGAGCGCTAAATGGAAAAGTAGATCGTTTTAGATTTCGGATAAAAAAGAATAAGGACGGCATCAAAATTATATGTTGTAAGACCAGATTATTTGGAGCCATTTTTAGGGGGTTGATCCGTGCGATCGGTCAAATATTTTTATTAATTTTATTAATATTAATCATAAATGAAGCAGTGAAAATTTTGGGGTTATCGGTTACTGCTGCGAATCGAGAATTAGTAATTTTAATTATACTAGGAATTGGAATACTTTTTGTTGGTTTGCTTACCTATATATATATTAATAATTATATAATTAATATTTTTATAACTACAAATAGGATTTATGTAGGCAAAAAATCATATCCAAGAACACCAAATACGATCTATCGTTATTTCAGTAAAAATGTCAGTATTAAGGATTCTTGGGAATTATATTTTATTAACTCAAAAGGAAAAGTTTATCTAGCTCGACATTTGTCTGGCCCAGAAACCGAGGATATAATGAGAATTTTATGTAATGCTGATTCAATGTATCTAGAACCACAATCAGTTTTTGCGCTCAAGCGTAAAAAGGATTTAATTTTCTTTTCTAGCAAGAACACGAATCTATTGTTTGTGCTTAATTATAATGCAAGACTGTGGCAAAGACTTGTTTGTTGTATGAAGCAGGGGGAAATTGAGTTAAGCCAGTCGGATTTTAATACACTCTATAGTATGCGTCTTGAAGCCT
This window harbors:
- a CDS encoding SPFH domain-containing protein, whose product is MAQTLTFLVILFSLIISGLKLDREYQRGVIFRLGRTKGLMGPGMYWVIPLIDQKTQVDIRTKTVNIEPQETVTADSVTIRVNAVLYYRILDPLKAIVKVENYEMAVYQTALTTLRNVVGQNMLDDVLQNRDKINTKVQEIVDEITEPWGIVIERVEMKDVEIPPNMQRAMAKEAEALREKRARLIKAAAEQEASIKLAEASRNISANPAALELRRLQMLTEIGAENNTTTIIMMPSDIVQAAKNLPNILANQNQAEQPNGSLTEARPFQPEVFLNKSRVEKENLLEES